The sequence below is a genomic window from Cobetia sp. cqz5-12.
TACCGCCGCCCCTGGCCGACCGAGCGCGATGTCACGCCCTTCATTCTGGTGCAGGATGAATGGGCCAGTGATGCGCTGCGTGAAGCGGTGCCGGGCTATCGCTGGCGCGAAGAGAGTCGCCTGGCGGATGACCCTGATGTCGCCGCGGCGCTGCTGCGCTTCACGCGCACGCTGCCGGAGGATGCCCTGATGCTGGAGTCATCGCTCTCCGGCCTGACGCTGTGGTGGGGCGAGAGTCTGGATGTGGAAAGCTGTCACGACTGGCGGCGCGAATTCGAGGCCTTGCATGCGCTGTTGATCGACAAGGCGCCTATCTCGCACAAGCGTCGTCCGCTGGTGGGCACCGAGCCGAAGATGCCGGACGCCTGATCACGCGCCGCTCTCCCGCCTGCAGAAAAAAGCCCCCATCGAGTCACTCGATGGGGGCTTTTTCATGTCTCGCTTGCGCTCATGTCCTGCTGGCGCGGCTGGCCATTTCCGGTCGGCATGTCGAGTCAGGCGCTCTCCGGCACCTTCTCGGAGATTTCCAGGCCATTGCGTTCCATGACACGCAGGCATTCACAGAATTGATCGACCTGCGCTTCGCTCAGGCCCTCGAGCATCTCGATGCGAGTCTGCTCGGCGATGGCATCGATCTTCTCGATCAGTGGCAGCGCCTTGCGGGTCAGGAAGATGCGCTTGGTGCGGCGGTCTTCCTCACAGGCACGGCGCTCGACCAGGCCCTGTTCGGTCAGTTGGTCCAGAGTGCGAACCAGCGACGGGGCTTCGATACCGATGGAGCGAGCCAGATCACATTGGGGCTGACCATCGCCCATGCGCCACAGGTGTACCAGCGTCATCCAGCGAGTCTGGGTCAGCCCTAGTGGGGACAGTCGCTGGTCCAGAATGGCGCGCCACAGGCGCGGCAGGCGGGAAAGCTTGAGTCCGATATCTTCATGCATGGATAGGTCGTCCGCTGAGTGCAAATGGGAAGGGGCTTTTGTCATTGGCACGCGTTCAGCATCACTCAAACCTGAATGAGACCGATTCCTTGTGCGCGCCGCCTTTCACATCAGCATGCTAGGCAGTCTGGATAATTACAAGCCTGCGAACGAATTTTACGTCCAACGTCGAGTAACTTGGCGTTCCCGCTTGCGGAGTGACTCATGATGGCGACTGTCACAAACCCGGAATCAGGTTGGTGATACGCCAGCCGGGGATACCGGGAGGCTGGCTGATGGTGCTGTCCGCCAGGGTTGCCAGCTGCGGATCATCGCTGACCACGAAGCGCAGACTGCCGATGCGCTGTCCGTTCATCGTCTCGACATCGATGCGCCACTCGCCCTCGCTACCCTGCGGGAAGGCCGTCTTGTGCGTCCAGGCGCGGTAGCCTTCACTGCGTCC
It includes:
- the slyA gene encoding transcriptional regulator SlyA, translated to MHEDIGLKLSRLPRLWRAILDQRLSPLGLTQTRWMTLVHLWRMGDGQPQCDLARSIGIEAPSLVRTLDQLTEQGLVERRACEEDRRTKRIFLTRKALPLIEKIDAIAEQTRIEMLEGLSEAQVDQFCECLRVMERNGLEISEKVPESA